A genomic stretch from Flavobacterium humidisoli includes:
- a CDS encoding DUF4292 domain-containing protein, producing the protein MKKYISILVLSIAVISCKSKAVAVQGNTSQTIAPKEDKKVIEKHYDNKLDFSTLYIKASAKYVDEKQSQNVTAEIRIEKDKQILISVRFLGITMAKALITPSAVSYYEKINSTYYEGDFSSLSKWLGTDLDYTKVQNLLVGEAFDDLRKGKYTQTIVDNLFRLDEEKDANLKKTFFLDGEKYLIQKEEISQPSENRTLQIAYSDTKNFDQGALPTSVEINAVQPKGKTSINLNYNNISFNEELSFPYSVPSGYKKVTIK; encoded by the coding sequence ATGAAAAAATATATATCAATACTAGTATTGTCTATTGCCGTAATTTCATGTAAATCGAAAGCAGTAGCAGTGCAAGGAAATACAAGCCAGACAATTGCACCAAAAGAAGACAAAAAAGTAATCGAAAAACATTACGATAATAAGTTAGATTTTTCTACCTTATATATTAAGGCCAGCGCAAAATATGTTGATGAAAAACAAAGTCAAAATGTTACTGCCGAAATTAGAATCGAAAAAGACAAACAGATTTTAATAAGTGTTCGTTTTTTAGGAATTACAATGGCAAAAGCATTAATAACACCTTCAGCCGTAAGTTATTATGAGAAAATAAATAGTACTTACTACGAAGGAGATTTTTCAAGTTTGAGCAAATGGCTAGGAACAGATTTAGATTATACTAAAGTTCAAAATCTATTGGTTGGAGAAGCTTTTGACGATTTAAGAAAAGGAAAATATACGCAGACAATTGTAGACAATCTTTTTAGATTAGACGAAGAAAAAGATGCCAACTTGAAGAAAACTTTTTTCTTAGATGGAGAAAAATATTTAATTCAAAAGGAAGAGATTTCGCAGCCATCTGAAAACAGAACCTTACAAATTGCGTATTCTGACACTAAAAATTTTGATCAAGGAGCCTTACCTACAAGCGTCGAAATCAATGCAGTGCAGCCAAAAGGCAAAACAAGTATTAACTTGAATTATAACAATATTTCATTTAATGAAGAACTTTCTTTTCCGTATAGCGTTCCGAGCGGTTATAAAAAAGTTACAATTAAGTAA
- a CDS encoding tetratricopeptide repeat protein: MIKKRVFTVLFFALFSTSFSVFAQTEPEDIAMAPDEYQDSFYESLKQKGIENYDKAIVSLEKCIKLKPNDAVAYFELGKNYLALKQYPNAQDAFEKATQLDPKNKWFWLGIYDVSYETKNYPLAIEIIQKIIVFDEEYKDDLISLYMITNQYDKALTAINEMNDKFGKSADREIYKAQILSQGKYQNAEIDNLVEQIKKNPKEEANYLNLILLYSKNNENEKSLDVAKQLAKEIPNSEWAQVSLFKTYLDANQADKAIKSMNVILASSKIDSKIKHRTLNEFLIYVNKNPQYSADLEKAISYFDNDKDVDVAKEIGKFYHSKGQFENAIKYYEKDLKANSDTDLETNMLLLEAYAQAKQYEPMTKRAMMLIEVYPSQAQFYYYAGLGSNQLKQFKNAKTVLEMGLDYVVDDVKLESNFNNQLGEAYNGLGDAKKKEEYFLKANELLKKKK, translated from the coding sequence ATGATCAAAAAAAGAGTTTTTACAGTTTTGTTTTTTGCTTTATTCAGCACATCATTTTCGGTTTTTGCACAGACAGAACCCGAAGATATTGCCATGGCACCAGACGAATACCAAGACTCGTTTTATGAATCATTAAAACAAAAAGGAATTGAAAATTATGATAAAGCTATTGTATCATTGGAGAAATGTATAAAACTAAAACCCAATGATGCAGTTGCTTATTTTGAATTAGGAAAAAACTATCTGGCGCTTAAGCAATACCCAAACGCACAAGATGCTTTTGAAAAAGCCACACAGCTTGATCCTAAAAATAAATGGTTTTGGCTTGGAATTTACGATGTAAGTTACGAGACAAAAAATTATCCTTTGGCAATTGAAATTATCCAAAAAATCATTGTTTTTGACGAAGAATATAAAGACGATTTGATTTCGTTATACATGATTACAAATCAGTATGATAAGGCATTGACAGCGATTAATGAAATGAATGATAAATTCGGAAAATCGGCTGATAGAGAAATTTATAAAGCGCAGATTTTATCACAAGGAAAATATCAGAATGCCGAAATTGATAATTTAGTTGAACAGATTAAAAAAAATCCGAAAGAAGAGGCAAATTATTTGAACCTAATTCTTTTGTATTCAAAAAATAATGAGAATGAGAAATCGCTTGATGTAGCAAAACAGCTGGCAAAAGAAATTCCAAATTCAGAATGGGCGCAAGTGAGTTTGTTCAAAACTTATTTGGATGCCAATCAGGCGGATAAAGCGATAAAATCGATGAATGTGATTTTAGCAAGTTCAAAAATCGATTCAAAAATCAAACATAGAACTTTGAATGAGTTTTTGATTTATGTAAATAAAAACCCACAGTATTCTGCCGATTTAGAAAAAGCCATTTCTTATTTTGACAACGATAAAGATGTTGATGTAGCCAAAGAAATTGGAAAGTTTTATCACAGCAAAGGACAATTTGAAAATGCGATTAAATATTATGAAAAAGATTTAAAGGCAAATTCAGATACAGATCTTGAAACCAATATGTTATTGCTGGAAGCGTATGCGCAAGCAAAACAATACGAGCCAATGACCAAAAGAGCTATGATGCTGATCGAAGTTTATCCGAGTCAGGCTCAGTTTTATTACTATGCTGGTTTAGGAAGTAATCAGCTTAAACAGTTTAAAAATGCAAAAACTGTCTTAGAAATGGGTCTTGATTATGTGGTGGATGACGTAAAATTAGAATCAAATTTTAATAATCAGTTAGGAGAGGCATACAATGGTTTGGGAGATGCAAAGAAAAAAGAGGAATACTTTTTGAAGGCAAATGAATTATTAAAGAAGAAAAAATAA